One genomic segment of Tubulanus polymorphus chromosome 4, tnTubPoly1.2, whole genome shotgun sequence includes these proteins:
- the LOC141904097 gene encoding uncharacterized protein LOC141904097 isoform X7 yields MTEDKSTEVISAPAPTEIQSPVFNEALKPEADELTPAEEASPISMVTPAKLEALTEEKPTEVISAPEPKQIQSPVADEVIKPEAEEPSPEQVLSPISEVTPSVPEVLTEGKPTEVISAPEPKEIQSPVSDEVLESEAEEPSPEEVLSPLSEATPSVTAVLTEGKPTEVISAPEPKEIQSAVSKDVSKPEAGELTPGEEALPIIEVTSGEPEALTEKKPTEVISAPDPKEIQSPVSDEVLEPQAEELSPEQVPSPLSEVTPSEPEVLIKDKPTQGIAIPEPKEIESPVSEDISKTKDEEPSPEENMSQLSEVTPGEPEALTQDKLTEVISAPEPEEIQFLVSDEVLEPEAEELSPEQVPSPKSEVTPIEPEVLTEDKPTEVISAPEPEEIESPVSAEDVSKPEADKLTPAEGPSPLSEVTPSEPEDLSEDKPTEVISAPEPKQIQSSVSDELLEPEAEERSPEQVLSPLSQVTPSVPEALTEDKPTEVISAPAPKWIQSVVSEDVLKQLADELTPGEEASPITEVTPGEPEALTEEKPTEVISAPDPKEIQSPVSDEVLEPEAEEPSPEEDTFQLSEVTPGEHEALTEDKPTEVISAPEPKEIQSLVSEEVLEPEAEELSPEQVPSPISEVTPIKPEVLTEDKPTEVISAPEPEEIESPVSAEVVSKPEADELTPAKVLSPLTEVTPSEPEALTEDKPTEVISAPEPKEIQSPISEDISETEAHEPPPEEDMSQLSEVTPGEPEALTEDNRTEVISTPDPKEIQSPVSDEVLEPEAEEPSPEQVPSPLSEFTHSEPEVLIEDKQTQVIAIPEPKEIETPISEDVSKTEAEEPSPEEDTFQLSEVTPGEHDALTEDKPTEVISAPEPKEIPSLVSDEVLEPEAEEPSPEQVPSPLSEFTHSEPEEAKEPSPEEDTFQLSEVTPGEHEALTEDKPTEVISAPEPEEIESPVSAEDVSKPEADELTPAKVLSPLSEVTRSEPEALTEDKPTEVISAPEPKEIKSPISEDISETEAHEPSPEEDMSQLSEVTPGEPEALTEENRTEVISAPDPKEIQSPVSDVVLEPEAEEPSPEQVPSPLSVFTHSEPEVLIEDKQKQVIAIPEPKEIETPISEDVSKTEAEEPSPEEDTFQLSEVTPGEHDALTEDKPTEVISAPEPKEIQSLVSDEVLEPEAEEPSPEQVPSPLSEFTHSEPEEAKEPSPEEDTFQLSEVTPGEHDALTEDKPTEVISAPEPKDIQSLVSDEVLEPEAEEPSPEKVPSPISEVTPIEPEVLTEDKPTEFISAPEPEEIESPVSAEDVSKPEADELTPAEVPSPLSEVTPSKHEALTEDKPTEVISAPEPKQIQSPVADEVLEPGAEEPSPDEVLSPLSEGTPSVPEDLTEGKPAEVILAPEPKEIQSPVSDEVLKPEAEEPSPEQVPSPISEVTPSEPEVLIEDKPTQVIVIIPEPKVIESPISEEISETEAHGPSPEEDKSQLSEVTPGEPEALTEDKPTEVISAPEPTRIQSPMSNEVLEPEAEEPSPEEVLSPLSEGTPSIPEVLTEDKPTEVISAPEPKEIQSLLSDEILQSEVEEPSFEQVPSPISEVTPGEPKALTEDKPTEVISAPEPKEIQSAVSEDVSKPEADELTPGEEASPIIKVIPGEPEALTEEKPTDFLSAPDPKEIQSPISEDLSITEADALTPAEIPSPLSKVTPREPEALSEDEPTEVLSAPELKQIQSPFSDEVLEPEAEEPSPEHVSSPISEVTPSELEVLTEDKPIAVVSAPEPEEIESRVSAEDVSKQEADELTPAKVLSPLSEVTPSEPEALTEDEPSEVISAPEPKQIQSLVSDEELKPEADELTPGEEESPIIEITPGEPEPLTEDKPTEIISAPEPKEIQSPVSDKVLKPEVTPGEHDALTEDKPTEVISAPEPKDIQSLVSDEVLEPEAEEPSPEKVPSPISEVTPIEPEVLTEEKPTEVISAPEPEEIESPVSAEDVSKPEADVLTPAEVPFPLSEVTPSEHEVLTEYKPTEVISAPEPKQIQSPVADEVLEPGAEEPSPDEVISPLSEGTPSVPEDLTEGKPAEVILAPEPKEIQYPVSDEVLKPEAEEPSPEHVPSPISEVTPSEPEVLIEDKPTPGIAIPEPEEIESPVSEDISKTKAEEPSPEKNMSQISEVTPGEPEALTQDKLTEVISAPEPKKIQSLVSDEVLEPVAEELSPEQVPSPISEVTPIEPEVLTEDKPTEVISAPEPKEIQTPVSDEVLDPEAEEPSPEQVPSPLSEVTPSEAKVLTEDKPTQVISAPEPKKIESPVSAEDVSKQEVDELTPAEEASPISVVTPVEPGPLTEDKPTEVISAPEPKEIQSAVSEDVSKQEADELTPVKVLSPFSEVTPSEPKVIESPVSEDIPKTEVEEPSPQLSEVTLGEPEALTKDKPTEVIIAPEPKDYQSPVLDEVLESQAEDPSPEEVLSPLPEITPCKPEVLTEDKHAEVIIAPEPKEIQSPVSDEVLKHEAEEPSPEQVPSPISEVTPVEPEALTEKKPTEVILAPESKEIQSPVSDEVLIPEVEEPPPEQVISSLSEVTPSEPESFTDDKPTEVISPHQPKKIQSPVSEDVTKPPPDTKPTDRDKLIYDTDSLEIPAVDHTEEVIIAKNDTLKCVTTVELAVEVNDVQEQPKHVAGVNIMLVSTEPKDHDSTKSHFRSSFYRNVEEFDEIHICVPYPEHYATEISLIPFINVMSEIPQRHISELVLTQTDADAPSVDHSEETRSISRTSIDLSVTSSVSPSSEKSSPIDSIPLQPSDSVTVMKSELHAPRLTVEKVVLSSCTSESDSTETESLIEPLRITHNIDHSERFVQTSRSTIYVPEKKRQTLTTYSNLLYEISPDQLPQTERSEAGLKVALEQITVHPGLQKVIGAERGESDIIVAGSGVLRTSLPKESLAHIVQCIQTSPQEHIKSDHSTRIHSSAHPKPTVQRSAQYSGEAGIFFSHHERDMELTEAYYSWGRELVIQEGSTYNTRDIVTDTEYTDVVECERSENVIVSEPKTGLIQIDETIMAESELERRKSLAFLVDKYNKSGEYSVNGQKSSDSQLDVNIEASSISVGESQTFPDHESCDKENDSKPAKEKSQKKKKKHVEQVAGSSSPAMHDDTGFDQDTIGAEESQMLTRVEHKSEKVGQKEISTFVEHRRSLGGSESQTTYITEFTNQSPVIERSVDNNVEDVLTKATNVDSRQTESGAYESTTYISEVDYKNVSAPEEYSLQAHEVSDEEAVAGETETTHVKMKKKVHKKTVVRDDGCEETYIHEDTHISSDNEGPDELRDSIQEIIGNFMDTKGDFRQGQQSNDNNKTQ; encoded by the exons ATGACTGAAGACAAATCAACAGAGGTTATATCAGCACCTGCGCCAACAGAGATTCAATCTCCTGTTTTCAATGAGGCATTAAAACCTGAGGCTGATGAGCTTACTCCAGCAGAGGAAGCATCTCCAATATCCATGGTCACCCCTGCTAAACTTGAAGCTTTGACCGAAGAAAAACCAACAGAGGTTATATCAGCACCTGAGCCAAAACAGATTCAATCTCCTGTCGCAGATGAGGTAATAAAACCTGAGGCAGAAGAGCCTTCACCTGAACAGGTACTATCTCCAATATCTGAGGTTACTCCTAGTGTACCTGAGGTTTTGACTGAAGGCAAACCAACAGAGGTCATATCAGCACCTGAGCCAAAAGAGATTCAATCTCCTGTGTCGGATGAGGTATTGGAATCAGAGGCTGAAGAGCCATCACCTGAAGAGGTATTATCTCCACTATCTGAGGCCACCCCCAGTGTAACTGCAGTTTTGACTGAAGGCAAACCAACAGAGGTCATATCAGCACCTGAGCCTAAAGAGATTCAATCTGCTGTCTCAAAGGATGTTTCAAAACCTGAGGCTGGTGAGCTTACCCCTGGGGAGGAAGCATTACCAATTATTGAGGTTACCTCTGGTGAACCTGAAGCTTTGACTGAAAagaaaccaacagaagtcatATCAGCACCTGATCCAAAGGAGATTCAATCTCCTGTGTCAGATGAGGTATTAGAACCTCAGGCTGAAGAGTTATCACCCGAACAGGTACCATCTCCACTCTCCGAGGTGACCCCTAGTGAACCCGAAGTTTTGATCAAAGACAAACCAACGCAGGGTATAGCAATACCTGAGCCAAAGGAGATTGAATCTCCTGTCTCAGAGGATATATCCAAAACTAAGGATGAAGAGCCTTCACCTGAAGAAAATATGTCTCAACTATCTGAGGTGACCCCTGGTGAACCTGAAGCTTTGACTCAAGATAAACTAACAGAGGTCATATCAGCACCTGAGCCAGAGGAGATTCAATTTCTTGTGTCGGATGAGGTATTGGAACCTGAGGCTGAAGAGCTATCGCCAGAACAGGTACCATCTCCAAAATCTGAGGTTACCCCTATTGAACCTGAAGTTTTGACTGAAGACAAACCAACAGAGGTCATATCAGCACCTGAGCCAGAGGAGATTGAATCCCCTGTCTCGGCAGAGGATGTTTCAAAGCCTGAGGCTGATAAGCTTACTCCTGCAGAGGGACCATCTCCATTATCTGAGGTTACCCCTAGTGAACCTGAAGATTTGAGTGAAGACAAACCAACTGAGGTTATATCAGCACCTGAGCCAAAACAGATTCAATCTTCTGTCTCAGATGAGTTATTGGAACCTGAGGCTGAAGAGCGATCACCTGAACAGGTATTATCTCCACTATCTCAGGTTACCCCTAGTGTACCTGAAGCCTTGACTGAAGACAAACCAACAGAGGTCATATCAGCACCTGCGCCaaaatggattcaatctgTTGTCTCAGAGGATGTTTTAAAACAGTTGGCTGATGAGCTTACTCCTGGGGAGGAAGCATCACCAATTACTGAGGTTACCCCTGGTGAACCTGAAGCTTTGACTGAAGAGAAACCAACAGAGGTCATATCAGCACCTGATCCAAAGGAGATTCAATCTCCTGTGTCAGATGAGGTATTAGAACCTGAGGCAGAAGAGCCTTCACCTGAAGAAGATACGTTTCAACTATCTGAGGTGACCCCTGGTGAACATGAAGCTTTgactgaagataaaccaactGAGGTCATATCAGCACCTGAGCCAAAAGAGATTCAATCTCTTGTGTCGGAAGAGGTATTGGAACCTGAGGCTGAAGAGCTATCACCAGAACAGGTACCATCTCCAATATCTGAGGTTACCCCTATTAAACCTGAAGTTTTGACTGAAGACAAACCAACAGAGGTCATATCAGCACCTGAGCCAGAGGAGATTGAATCTCCTGTCTCGGCAGAGGTTGTTTCAAAGCCTGAGGCTGATGAGCTTACTCCTGCAAAGGTATTATCTCCATTAACCGAGGTTACCCCTAGTGAACCTGAAGCTTTGACTGAAGACAAACCAACTGAGGTTATATCAGCACCTGAGCCAAAAGAGATTCAATCTCCTATATCAGAGGATATATCTGAAACTGAGGCTCATGAGCCTCCACCTGAAGAAGATATGTCTCAACTATCTGAGGTGACCCCCGGTGAACCTGAAGCTTTGACTGAAGATAATCGAACAGAGGTCATATCAACACCTGATCCAAAGGAGATTCAATCTCCTGTGTCAGATGAGGTATTAGAACCTGAGGCTGAAGAGCCATCACCCGAACAGGTACCATCTCCACTCTCTGAGTTTACCCATAGTGAACCTGAAGTTTTGATTGAAGACAAACAGACGCAGGTTATAGCAATACCTGAGCCAAAGGAGATTGAAACTCCTATCTCAGAGGATGTATCTAAAACTGAGGCTGAAGAGCCTTCACCTGAAGAAGATACTTTTCAACTATCTGAGGTGACCCCTGGTGAACATGATGCTTTgactgaagataaaccaactGAGGTCATATCAGCACCTGAGCCAAAAGAAATTCCATCTCTTGTGTCGGATGAGGTATTGGAACCTGAGGCTGAAGAGCCATCACCCGAACAGGTACCATCTCCACTCTCTGAGTTTACCCATAGTGAACCTGAAGAGGCTAAGGAGCCTTCACCTGAAGAAGATACATTTCAACTATCTGAGGTGACCCCTGGTGAACATGAAGCTTTgactgaagataaaccaactGAGGTCATATCAGCACCTGAGCCAGAGGAGATTGAATCTCCTGTCTCGGCAGAGGATGTTTCAAAGCCTGAAGCTGATGAGCTTACTCCTGCAAAGGTATTATCTCCATTATCCGAGGTTACCCGTAGTGAACCTGAAGCTCTGACTGAAGACAAACCAACTGAGGTTATATCAGCACCTGAGCCAAAAGAGATTAAATCTCCTATATCAGAGGATATATCTGAAACTGAGGCTCATGAGCCTTCACCTGAAGAAGATATGTCTCAACTATCTGAGGTGACCCCCGGTGAACCTGAAGCTTTGACTGAAGAAAATCGAACAGAGGTCATATCAGCACCTGATCCAAAGGAGATTCAATCTCCTGTGTCAGATGTGGTTTTAGAACCTGAGGCTGAAGAGCCATCACCTGAACAGGTACCATCTCCACTCTCTGTGTTTACCCATAGTGAACCTGAAGTTTTGATTGAAGACAAACAGAAGCAGGTTATAGCAATACCTGAGCCAAAGGAGATTGAAACTCCTATCTCAGAGGACGTATCTAAAACTGAGGCTGAAGAGCCTTCGCCTGAAGAAGATACTTTTCAACTATCTGAGGTGACCCCTGGTGAACATGATGCTTTgactgaagataaaccaactGAGGTCATATCAGCACCTGAGCCAAAAGAAATTCAATCTCTTGTGTCGGATGAGGTATTGGAACCTGAGGCTGAAGAGCCATCACCCGAACAGGTACCATCTCCACTCTCTGAGTTTACCCATAGTGAACCTGAAGAGGCTAAGGAGCCTTCACCTGAAGAAGATACGTTTCAACTATCTGAGGTGACCCCTGGTGAACATGATGCTTTgactgaagataaaccaactGAGGTCATATCAGCACCTGAGCCAAAAGACATTCAATCTCTTGTGTCAGATGAGGTATTGGAACCTGAGGCTGAAGAGCCATCACCAGAAAAGGTACCATCTCCAATATCTGAGGTTACCCCTATTGAACCTGAAGTTTTGACTGAAGACAAACCAACAGAGTTCATATCAGCACCTGAGCCAGAGGAGATTGAATCTCCTGTCTCGGCAGAGGATGTTTCAAAGCCTGAGGCTGATGAGCTTACTCCTGCAGAGGTACCATCTCCATTATCTGAGGTTACCCCTAGCAAACATGAAGCTTTGACTGAAGACAAACCAACTGAGGTTATATCAGCACCTGAGCCAAAACAGATTCAATCTCCTGTCGCAGATGAGGTATTGGAACCTGGGGCTGAAGAGCCATCACCTGATGAGGTATTATCTCCGCTATCTGAGGGCACCCCTAGTGTACCTGAAGATTTGACTGAAGGCAAACCAGCAGAGGTCATATTAGCACCTGAGCCTAAAGAGATTCAATCTCCTGTGTCAGATGAGGTATTAAAACCTGAGGCTGAAGAGCCATCACCTGAACAGGTACCATCTCCAATATCTGAGGTTACCCCTAGTGAACCGGAAGTTTTGATCGAAGACAAACCAACGCAGGTTATAGTAATAATACCTGAGCCAAAGGTGATTGAATCTCCTATCTCAGAGGAAATATCTGAAACTGAGGCTCATGGGCCTTCACCTGAAGAAGATAAGTCTCAACTATCTGAGGTGACCCCTGGTGAACCTGAAGCATTgactgaagataaaccaactGAGGTCATATCAGCACCTGAGCCAACAAGGATTCAATCTCCCATGTCGAATGAGGTATTAGAACCTGAGGCTGAGGAGCCATCACCTGAAGAGGTGTTATCTCCACTATCTGAGGGGACACCTAGTATACCTGAGGTTTTGACTGAAGACAAACCAACAGAGGTCATATCAGCACCTGAGCCAAAAGAGATTCAATCACTTTTGTCAGATGAGATATTACAATCTGAGGTTGAAGAGCCATCATTTGAACAGGTACCATCTCCAATATCTGAGGTTACCCCTGGTGAACCTAAAGCTTTGACTGAAGACAAACCAACTGAGGTCATATCAGCTCCTGAGCCAAAAGAGATACAATCTGCTGTCTCGGAGGATGTTTCAAAACCTGAGGCAGATGAGCTTACTCCTGGGGAGGAAGCATCACCAATTATTAAGGTTATCCCTGGTGAACCTGAAGCTTTGACTGAAGAGAAACCAACAGATTTTCTATCAGCACCTGATCCAAAGGAGATTCAATCTCCTATCTCGGAAGATTTATCTATAACTGAGGCTGATGCGCTTACTCCTGCAGAGATACCATCTCCATTATCCAAGGTTACCCCTAGAGAACCTGAAGCTTTGAGTGAAGACGAACCAACTGAGGTTTTATCAGCACCTGAGCTAAAACAGATTCAATCTCCTTTCTCAGATGAGGTATTGGAACCTGAGGCTGAGGAGCCATCACCTGAACATGTATCATCGCCAATATCTGAGGTGACGCCTAGTGAACTTGAAGTTTTGACTGAAGACAAACCAATAGCGGTCGTATCAGCACCTGAGCCAGAGGAGATTGAATCTCGTGTCTCGGCAGAGGATGTTTCAAAACAGGAGGCTGATGAGCTTACTCCTGCAAAGGTATTATCTCCATTATCCGAGGTTACCCCTAGTGAACCTGAAGCTTTGACTGAAGACGAGCCATCTGAGGTTATATCAGCTCCTGAGCCAAAACAGATTCAATCTCTTGTCTCTGATGAGGAATTAAAACCTGAGGCTGATGAGCTTACTCCTGGGGAGGAAGAATCTCCAATTATTGAGATTACCCCTGGTGAACCTGAACCTTTgactgaagataaaccaacaGAGATTATATCAGCACCTGAGCCAAAAGAGATTCAATCTCCTGTCTCAGATAAGGTATTGAAACCTGAGGTGACCCCTGGTGAACATGATGCTTTgactgaagataaaccaactGAGGTCATATCAGCACCTGAGCCAAAAGACATTCAATCTCTTGTGTCAGATGAGGTATTGGAACCTGAGGCTGAAGAGCCATCACCAGAAAAGGTACCATCTCCAATATCTGAGGTTACCCCTATTGAACCTGAAGTTTTGACTGAAGAAAAACCAACAGAGGTCATATCAGCACCTGAGCCAGAGGAGATTGAATCTCCTGTCTCGGCAGAGGATGTTTCAAAGCCTGAGGCTGATGTGCTTACTCCTGCAGAGGTACCATTTCCATTATCTGAGGTTACCCCTAGCGAACATGAAGTTTTGACTGAATACAAACCAACTGAGGTTATATCAGCACCTGAGCCAAAACAGATTCAATCTCCTGTCGCAGATGAGGTATTGGAACCTGGGGCTGAAGAGCCATCACCTGATGAGGTAATATCTCCACTATCTGAGGGTACACCTAGTGTACCTGAAGATTTGACTGAAGGCAAACCAGCAGAGGTCATATTAGCACCTGAGCCTAAAGAGATTCAATATCCTGTGTCAGATGAGGTATTAAAACCTGAGGCTGAAGAGCCATCACCTGAACATGTACCATCTCCGATATCTGAGGTGACGCCTAGTGAACCCGAAGTTTTGATCGAAGACAAACCAACGCCGGGTATAGCAATACCTGAGCCAGAGGAGATTGAATCTCCTGTCTCAGAGGATATATCCAAAACTAAGGCTGAAGAGCCTTcacctgaaaaaaatatgtCTCAAATATCTGAGGTGACCCCTGGTGAACCTGAAGCTTTGACTCAAGATAAACTAACAGAGGTCATATCAGCACCTGAGCCAAAAAAGATTCAATCTCTTGTGTCGGATGAGGTATTGGAACCTGTGGCTGAAGAGCTATCGCCAGAACAGGTACCATCTCCAATATCTGAGGTTACCCCTATTGAACCTGAAGTTTTGACTGAAGACAAACCAACAGAGGTCATATCAGCACCTGAGCCAAAAGAGATTCAAACTCCTGTGTCAGATGAGGTTTTAGATCCTGAGGCTGAAGAGCCATCACCTGAACAGGTACCATCTCCACTCTCTGAGGTTACCCCTAGTGAAGCTAAAGTTTTGACTGAAGACAAACCAACACAGGTTATATCAGCACCTGAGCCAAAAAAGATTGAATCTCCTGTGTCAGCAGAGGATGTATCAAAACAGGAAGTGGATGAGCTTACTCCTGCAGAGGAAGCATCTCCAATATCTGTGGTCACCCCTGTTGAACCTGGACCTTTGACTGAAGACAAACCAACTGAGGTTATATCAGCACCCGAGCCAAAAGAGATTCAATCGGCTGTCTCAGAGGATGTTTCAAAACAGGAGGCTGATGAGCTTACTCCTGTCAAGGTATTATCTCCATTTTCTGAGGTTACCCCTAGCGAACCAAAGGTGATTGAATCTCCTGTCTCAGAGGATATACCTAAAACTGAGGTTGAAGAGCCTTCACCTCAACTATCTGAGGTAACCCTTGGTGAACCTGAAGCTTTAACTAAAGATAAACCTACTGAGGTTATAATAGCGCCTGAGCCTAAAGATTATCAATCTCCTGTGTTGGATGAGGTATTAGAATCTCAGGCTGAAGATCCATCACCTGAAGAGGTGTTATCTCCACTACCTGAGATCACCCCTTGTAAACCTGAAGTTTTGACTGAAGACAAACATGCAGAGGTTATAATAGCACCTGAGCCAAAGGAGATTCAATCTCCTGTGTCAGATGAGGTGTTAAAACATGAAGCTGAAGAGCCATCACCTGAACAGGTACCATCTCCAATATCTGAGGTTACCCCTGTTGAACCTGAAGCTTTGACTGAAAAGAAACCAACAGAGGTTATATTAGCACCCGAGTCAAAAGAAATTCAATCTCCTGTCTCAGATGAGGTATTAATACCTGAGGTGGAAGAGCCTCCGCCTGAACAGGTAATATCCTCATTATCTGAGGTCACCCCTAGTGAGCCTGAAAGTTTCACTGACGACAAACCAACCGAGGTGATATCACCACATCAGCCAAAAAAGATTCAATCTCCTGTCTCAGAGGATGTAACAAAACCACCACCAGACACCAAACCTACTGACCGAGATAAGTTAATTTACGATACAGATTCTTTGGAGATCCCCGCTGTAGACCACACTGAAGAGGTTATCATAGCTAAAAATGATACTCTGAAATGCGTTACTACTGTGGAATTAGCTGTGGAAGTCAATGATGTCCAAGAGCAACCCAAACATGTTGCTGGAGTCAACATTATGCTTGTCAGCACTGAGCCCAAAGATCATGATTCCACAAAATCTCATTTTAGGTCATCATTTTATCGAAATGTAGaggaatttgatgaaatacacATATGTGTTCCCTACCCTGAACATTATGCAACTGAAATTTCGTTAATTCCATTTATAAATGTGATGTCTGAGATTCCTCAGAGACATATCAGTGAATTAGTTCTTACACAGACCGATGCTGATGCACCATCTGTAGATCATAGTGAGGAAACAAGAAGCATATCACGGACCAGTATTGATCTCTCTGTCACATCCTCAGTATCTCCATCCTCTGAAAAGTCTAGTCCGATTGACAGTATTCCATTACAGCCATCAGATTCAGTGACAGTTATGAAATCTGAACTCCATGCACCacgtttaacagttgaaaaggTTGTACTATCTAGTTGCACTAGTGAAAGTGACTCCACTGAAACTGAAAGCCTCATTGAGCCTCTTAGGATAACTCATAATATTGATCATTCTGAAAGATTTGTTCAAACATCACGTTCCACTATATATGTTCCAGAAAAAAAGCGACAAACTTTGACCACCTACAGCAACCTCCTCTATGAAATCTCACCCGACCAACTTCCCCAGACAGAGAGATCAGAGGCTGGACTGAAGGTAGCATTAGAACAAATAACTGTTCATCCAGGATTACAAAAAGTCATCGGAGCAGAGAGGGGAGAGTCTGATATCATAGTTGCTGGATCTGGTGTTCTGAGAACTAGTTTACCAAAAGAGTCTTTAGCTCATATTGTGCAATGTATTCAAACCTCACCACAAGAACATATAAAATCTGATCACTCTACTCGCATACACTCCTCTGCACATCCAAAACCAACGGTCCAACGTTCAGCCCAGTACTCTGGAGAAGCGGGCATATTCTTCTCTCATCATGAGCGCGATATGGAACTAACTGAGGCGTATTATTCCTGGGGTAGAGAACTTGTGATACAAGAAGGTTCAACGTATAACACTCGTGATATTGTAACCGATACGGAATATACTGATGTTGTTGAATGTGAACGTTCCGAAAATGTAATTGTGTCTGAGCCAAAAACTGGTCTCATTCAAATCGATGAAACTATTATGGCTGAGTCCGAATTAGAGCGTCGGAAATCATTGGCATTTCTTGTCGATAAATACAATAAGTCTGGTGAATACAGTGTCAATGGACAAAAAAGTTCTGATTCTCAGTTAGATGTTAATATCGAGGCCTCTTCAATATCTGTGGGTGAGAGTCAGACATTCCCAGACCATGAATCTTGTGATAAAGAAAACGATTCCAAACCTGCTAAGGAAAAGTcacagaaaaagaagaaaaaacatGTCGAGCAGGTGGCTGGATCTAGTAGTCCAG CCATGCATGATGACACGGGATTCGATCAAGATACTATCGGTGCTGAAG